In the Pseudomonas orientalis genome, one interval contains:
- the wecB gene encoding non-hydrolyzing UDP-N-acetylglucosamine 2-epimerase, with amino-acid sequence MLKVMTLVGTRPELIKMSRVIAELDKQTHHILVHSGQNYDYELNQVFFDDLDIRKPDHFLGAVGDTAAQTIAQVIAKSDELFESEKPDALLLYGDTNTCLAVISAKRRKIPVFHMEAGNRCFDQRVPEELNRKVLDHLSDINMVLTEHARRYLLDEGVRPETIIKTGSHMAEVLDFYMPKIQASDVLSREGLTSGGFFIVSTHREENVDTPDNLRDLIGSLKALADEYKLPIIVSTHPRTRKRLEALGESLDHPLIRFVKPFGLLDYIKLQMEAFCILSDSGTITEEASLLNLPAVTIRNAHERPEGMDEGTLIMCGLTTDRVLNAVRVVTSQHVRGERVMSVVGDYLGGAVSKKVVRIVHSYTDYINRTVWSKS; translated from the coding sequence ATGCTTAAAGTCATGACGCTGGTAGGCACTCGCCCGGAACTCATCAAAATGAGCCGCGTGATCGCCGAACTGGACAAACAGACCCATCATATTCTGGTGCATTCCGGCCAGAACTACGATTATGAGCTTAATCAGGTCTTTTTTGACGATCTGGATATCCGCAAACCCGATCATTTCCTGGGCGCCGTAGGCGATACCGCGGCCCAGACGATCGCCCAGGTTATCGCTAAATCGGATGAGCTGTTCGAGTCGGAAAAGCCGGACGCACTCCTGCTTTACGGCGATACGAATACTTGCCTGGCTGTCATTTCTGCCAAGCGCAGAAAGATACCGGTTTTCCATATGGAAGCGGGTAACCGTTGTTTTGACCAGCGCGTGCCCGAGGAGTTGAATCGCAAGGTTCTCGATCACCTCAGCGATATAAACATGGTGCTGACCGAGCACGCCCGTCGCTATCTGCTCGATGAGGGCGTGCGCCCGGAAACGATCATCAAGACCGGGTCGCACATGGCAGAAGTCCTGGACTTCTACATGCCCAAGATCCAAGCATCGGATGTACTGTCTCGTGAAGGGCTGACCTCCGGTGGCTTCTTTATTGTCAGCACGCATCGTGAAGAGAACGTAGATACTCCGGATAATCTTCGGGATCTGATCGGCTCGCTGAAAGCACTGGCTGACGAGTACAAGCTACCTATTATTGTTTCCACCCACCCAAGGACGCGTAAGCGCCTTGAAGCGTTGGGTGAGTCGCTTGACCATCCGCTGATTCGCTTCGTCAAACCTTTCGGTTTGCTGGACTACATCAAGTTGCAGATGGAAGCTTTCTGCATTCTGTCCGACAGCGGAACCATCACTGAAGAGGCGTCGTTGTTGAACTTGCCGGCGGTGACGATTCGCAACGCTCACGAGCGGCCTGAAGGCATGGATGAAGGCACGCTTATCATGTGTGGCCTGACGACTGATCGCGTGCTGAACGCTGTCAGGGTCGTGACCAGCCAGCATGTTCGGGGTGAGCGAGTGATGTCGGTAGTAGGTGATTATTTGGGGGGAGCTGTCTCCAAAAAAGTCGTGCGCATTGTGCACAGTTATACCGATTACATTAATCGCACCGTTTGGTCTAAATCCTAA
- a CDS encoding UDP-glucose 4-epimerase family protein has translation MRIFVTGASGFVGSRLVQVLSARPDVQVTVAVRDPKFSCSDADQVVRFDDLATADFSAVLTGVDAVVHCAARVHVMNDSAADPLEAFRRVNVEGTLALAHQAARAGVRRFVFLSSIKVNGEGTASGAPYTADQPPAPSDPYGISKMEAEQGLLELAAATGMEVVIIRPVLVYGPGVKANFLSMMRWLHKGVPLPFGAIHNARSLVALDNLVDLSITCISHPAAANQVFMVSDGEDLSTTVLLRKMASALGKPARLLPVPASLLSTAAIMLGKRSLSQRLCGSLQVDIGKTRTLLGWTPPLSVDDALKVTASAYMESQNT, from the coding sequence GTGCGCATATTTGTGACTGGAGCATCTGGGTTTGTTGGTAGCCGGTTGGTCCAAGTGTTATCCGCTCGTCCTGATGTTCAAGTCACTGTTGCTGTCAGAGACCCGAAGTTTTCGTGCTCTGACGCCGATCAAGTGGTCCGGTTCGATGACCTGGCAACAGCTGATTTTTCAGCCGTTCTGACAGGGGTGGACGCGGTTGTTCATTGCGCGGCCCGTGTCCATGTGATGAACGATTCTGCGGCCGATCCGCTTGAAGCTTTTCGCCGGGTCAATGTCGAGGGCACCCTGGCGTTGGCCCATCAAGCGGCCAGGGCCGGCGTGCGACGCTTTGTGTTCCTGAGTTCAATCAAGGTCAACGGTGAAGGCACTGCCTCGGGCGCGCCTTATACCGCCGACCAGCCGCCAGCGCCGTCGGACCCTTACGGAATATCAAAAATGGAGGCCGAACAAGGTCTCCTGGAACTGGCTGCAGCGACGGGAATGGAAGTGGTGATCATCCGCCCGGTGCTGGTTTATGGCCCGGGCGTGAAGGCCAACTTTCTAAGCATGATGCGTTGGCTGCACAAAGGCGTGCCACTGCCTTTCGGGGCCATACACAACGCGCGCAGTCTGGTCGCGCTGGATAACCTGGTTGATCTGTCGATTACCTGTATCAGTCATCCAGCCGCCGCCAACCAGGTATTCATGGTCAGTGATGGCGAGGATCTTTCCACCACTGTGTTGTTACGCAAAATGGCGTCTGCGCTGGGCAAGCCCGCGCGCCTTCTTCCGGTTCCGGCCTCTTTGCTGAGCACAGCCGCAATCATGCTGGGCAAGCGCAGCCTGTCCCAACGGTTGTGCGGTTCCTTGCAGGTCGATATCGGGAAGACGCGTACTCTTTTAGGCTGGACGCCTCCGCTGTCGGTTGATGACGCACTCAAGGTTACTGCGTCTGCTTATATGGAAAGTCAAAACACATGA
- a CDS encoding MraY family glycosyltransferase, translating into MSYWWIVPVVAFVSFVMTAVLRRYALSRSIIDIPNARSSHSVPTPRGGGVAIVLAFLAVLPLVGWLDLVAWPSLVAAGGAGVMVAVLGFMDDHGHIAARWRLAGHFSAAAWALFWINGLAPLNLFGWTLDLGVVGNVLAAFYIVWMLNLYNFMDGIDGIASVEAICACLGACLLYALGGYPQMIWLPLLLAAAVGAFLVWNFPPARIFMGDAGSGFLGITLAFFSLQAAWVKSDFFWAWLILLGVFVVDATCTLVRRLVRGDKVYEAHRSHAYQFASRKYGKHLPVTLAVAVINVFWLLPIAAGVVLNGWDGTWALLIAYLPLIALAIKYRAGELEIMAVEK; encoded by the coding sequence ATGAGTTATTGGTGGATCGTTCCGGTTGTTGCGTTTGTTTCGTTTGTCATGACCGCCGTGCTTAGGCGATATGCGTTGTCTCGAAGCATCATTGATATACCGAACGCACGGAGTTCACATTCTGTTCCTACGCCAAGGGGCGGAGGAGTAGCCATTGTCCTGGCCTTTCTGGCGGTACTCCCGCTCGTCGGGTGGCTTGACCTGGTCGCGTGGCCTTCGCTCGTCGCAGCGGGAGGCGCCGGCGTTATGGTCGCTGTGCTGGGTTTTATGGATGATCATGGACACATTGCGGCTCGCTGGCGTTTGGCAGGGCACTTTTCAGCTGCGGCATGGGCCTTGTTCTGGATCAACGGACTTGCGCCGCTGAACCTGTTTGGATGGACCCTGGATCTGGGGGTTGTCGGTAATGTGTTGGCGGCTTTCTATATCGTCTGGATGCTCAACCTCTACAATTTCATGGACGGAATTGACGGTATCGCAAGTGTGGAAGCCATTTGCGCGTGCCTGGGTGCCTGCTTGCTTTATGCCCTGGGTGGTTACCCGCAGATGATCTGGCTCCCCTTGTTGCTGGCGGCGGCAGTGGGTGCGTTCCTGGTTTGGAATTTTCCACCGGCCAGGATTTTCATGGGCGATGCGGGTAGTGGTTTCCTTGGCATTACCTTGGCGTTCTTCTCGTTGCAGGCTGCCTGGGTCAAGTCGGATTTTTTCTGGGCGTGGTTGATTTTGCTTGGCGTATTCGTGGTCGACGCGACCTGTACGCTCGTTCGTCGGTTGGTGCGTGGTGACAAGGTCTACGAAGCGCATCGCAGTCACGCTTATCAGTTTGCCTCCCGCAAGTATGGCAAGCACTTGCCAGTGACCCTGGCAGTTGCGGTCATCAACGTTTTTTGGCTTTTACCTATTGCGGCAGGTGTAGTCTTGAACGGATGGGATGGGACCTGGGCGCTGCTTATTGCCTACCTGCCATTGATCGCGCTGGCGATAAAATATCGTGCCGGCGAACTCGAGATTATGGCAGTGGAAAAGTAA